tgctcgatcttcaagcttcaaaatgctttttttattttttatctacgatgatttttcaccgagttacagtcatttgaaaatagcctaatttttgctgtctgaaaagtgttccctatttttttttgagtagtgtatattacATTGACAATAaccattttaattcaaattattgcGTTTCAGACTATTCTAGATCACTGGAcgataactaaaaataaaatagtgtgCATTACTACTGATAATGGAAGTGATGTGAAAGCAGCTTGTACTATCTTACAAATAAGAAATCTCCCGTGCTATGCACATACTCTAAACTTAGTAATTAAAGATGCaataaaagagaataaagattttgatgcaatcgttaaaaaatgtagtgatattgttacattttttaaaagaagtaaCAAGGCCatgaaagttttaaataatgagCAGGTTACGCTCGGTCGGAAAGTGCCACTAAAAGTCTTAAAAGACGTAGAAACAGGGTGGAATAGCACTTATATTATGTTAGATAGACTTATTGAAATTGGAGATGCGTTGACCATAGCACTTAGCAAATCTGCTAAAGCTCCATCCATTTTAATGCCAGAAGAAAAAGACGTGATAACTGAGGCTCTTTTAGTCTTAAAACCATTTAAAGATATAACGGAAAAAATGTCAGGTATGTTGatatttatcctttttttcattatttatcaatatatttaaagaaaattaggtaatttatttatttcatattgttacaGGAGATAAATATGTTACGGCATCATTAATAATACCAATGACAGTGGAAATACAAATGGAATTAACTCGACTTAGACCCACTCTGAAATGTTCTATAGCTCAAGGGCTAGAAAAATCATTACAAAGTGTTTTGAGTAATAGATTGTTCAAATACGAGGCAAGACAGGAACCTCAAATTAGCACTTTTTGTGACCCAAGACTGAAGAAACTCGCATTTTTGTCCACCATTAACGCCAAAACTGCTCAAGATTTAACAGAAGACGAGGTGAAAAggataattcataaaaataaaaatgaaatcagAACTACAGATTCCGGAGTTTCAGAAAGAGaaggtaataaataatttattagaatttaatataagttcatttttgttattaaccgtcataaatttttttattagagccTAAaggaattttcaaatatttacaagagAGAGACAAAAATGTAACGAATAGTAATATAGCAGCTGCTATAACAATAGTAAATGATTACATCAAAGATAGACTGAAACCTGAAAACGAAGATCCTATTAAATTTTGGTTGTCATGTAAAGACAATTTGCAACCTCTAGCAAAAGTAGCTtgcaaatatttgattatttcgGCCACCTCCGTTCCAGCTGAAAGAATATTTTCGAAAGCAGGAGAAATTCTTTCCAAAAAAGATCAAAACTAAAATCAAAAAATgtgaatacattaatttttttaaaacaaaatcaatGGCTCATAAATTAATAGTAAGTAAATCTGTAAAACTACTTATTTACtaacgattaaataaatttcttttgaaaaatatcacatatacctttcatttattattaaatttttaaagtaaaagttgAGCAGAAAAACCATCGATAGTATCGATAACCATCGATAGTATCGATACTATCGATAGTATTTTGTTAATACCATCGATAAATCGATAGTTGAAAAAGTTGATAGTTTCCCACCACTATAACCTAcactctttctctccttcctcGTTCTCCTTTCCCCAAGTCCAGGGGTTGGTCGCGGCGTAACTTGCTTGCACAACTACCTGACACCTACTGTTGTCCTCTTCTTTCCATTTTTCCTTTTACACTAAGGGGTGTTTTTTCAAGTTGCGCGCGACCAGGCTTCACACTTGCGTTTGCGCCTTCTTcgtcattttttttcctttttatgaCATATTTACTAACTTCCCTTCCTTCTTTAAAAACCTCACCGGCATCCTGATTTATTCTTCGATACTCGAGTActcaaatttgaaattgaattaaaatgtttgattttaaatcaaaattaaattgtcaatcttaaatttaaaatctaaatatttgaccaattaataatttaatacataattttcaaGTACGCTCCTGCTGTTCCTCACGGCGCATTCCTACGCATACGCTTTTTGTAGCAATcctttctaattaatttaatatatagaaaaccggtaaaaaactattttatattttttattaaaaattattttttttattatcaacaaAATGGCAATCTTTCACAAAGCAACATGGGCAAGAAAACCCATTCCGGCAAAGCCGGGGGCCGCAGACGATTTTTGCGAGCTTTACGTCGCGAGTTAAATACAGTTAAGGATTTCGATTCCTCAACCTTCTGGCCGGAACTACTTCCTCTCCAGCCTCTTTCTGTGAAACCTCCGTCTCCAGcagaaaatttacttaattataaacCTCTTTATCCTTGCGATATTAACAAAGGAAATATTGGTATTCAGGAGCAGGGCACTCCGGAATATATACCAGAGAGGATACCGACTCGGCCAGCACCTCCGTCGGTTTATACAAAAAGGCCTTTAATACACAAAGTCCCCcgcataataacaaattttcaaacaaacTTTGTTGTGTGAAAGATTACGTCCAGTTATAAgctaatatatcaaaaattaaatatatcaaacaAATATTGTAACATATTCGTTatcaaacatataaattattattttttatttattaattttgtttttatatgaatatatatatatatatatatatatatatatatatatatatatatatatatattgtgacgtggcagttttatctgcctcgccacttcgtcctccgcctgagcatagcgcaaggaggcgcgtaagaccgggtcgggcactcatagagagagcgaaatctccggcgggactgcgttgcgtgttctttcatttatttattcgcggcttatttcatgtatccgcgggcacctcgacaaacgtcgcctaaggaccagcagcagcgaggaggatgggcagcagcaggacaaggagaaggcgatcgtccagggtcggcgcacggaaaaccgacggcggagagaaggacgagactcgacgtggtgacagatatgcgccacgcaaaagaggctcgcaattggcgcaaccgagggacaggccagggcggacaaacggccaggacaagggccgtcgaatgtcggctgtccgtcgagaagggtagcggcgaagaatcgtcgcgggaaatctctgctgctgtcatccgcgaggacgacgagagtggcgaggatatcggatgccgacggggaccgcacgacacctgcggagacccgacactgcgctgccgtgacgtcacggctagataagggcggccgctgataggccgcgccgctaggcgcaaggatatcgcgcaccctgtaggaggggtagcgctcatcgatcgcgcatcgagcgcgatcctctcggcttttgcgtgcgacccggcgatccctgcggtgcgaagcgtgaacgagcgtgcgagatatcggtgGAGATATCGTGAGCGGCTATCGTcgagtgtgccaggcccggacaagccccgcggatcgaggagcggaggaagaaccgtgccgaagtcgaggtgacccgtctaaccgctgtgtaaagccacgagctgtcgttgtcgaccggctcgcgttctgaggtggagccattgggttcgtgtgtgagtgcgtccgccgcgtggcgattgaacgcaccttccTTTTAGTGTTTGgccggctctccacctcaagcgtgagaccttgtcgaggcacccagctgtcggctgccgcgggtacgttggctgtcccgccgtagaagctcgcggacgaccggcttcccgggaagccgcaaagccctcgcgcacgtgcgcgagtcgtgttacggccgtgatcacacgaccgtccgcgttatcggtgcgttgtcgtgtcgcgcgtcttcgcgagaattgtgcattgtgaccgcgacgacggcattgccgtcaccgggtatcttggatcgcattgcgtttgaattaattgcggtccgttagcgaaagttcgccgagtatgctctcgccgcgctgttccgagcgcgcgtgattggctgtctcgttccgcgcgggaccaaccgccgttgttcgcgccgctagcgtaagcattgtagtacttaagtaaattttcgcgttccgcttattcgttttcgtcagctctcttcatcttttctgCTCTTTGTTTGCTTCGACTGATAATTTCTTCGTGTTTGGCTCTACgctgtctctgtcatatgctacaatacatgttatttctgtctgttatatcggcctgatcttgcttgatttctcgcctacccgtctcttccagtaagagagccgcttcgtccctgtctccgctaccccgcccctctaccggttagaggagctagctggccgcgtgcgagcgacgattccgctttcgtgtgatgagttatcgcgtgatacgaattggcgttcagcgtggaaaagtgaacccggcgacgcgaccggcgtaatcgcgtctggcgcccaatttcgcgatttggttggaatctagctgtcggtattctcgtcgctctcgcgcgcgcttcgtgtagcgtctccgctaccttgtttgatcgcgtacttcgccgttgctctccggcgtccgaaaagtgcgtgacaatatatatatatatatatatatatattcttttttaaataaaatttatagaattattttcatataaccgTGCTCTGACAAAATCATTTTAACTCAATCTCACGCCACCGCTtccaagtaataataataaatcacgcttcctaaataataataataaaatataaataatcatttataatttaactttagacagagtaacataggcgaacggacctgtttgaacgtgttttgtccagttttttttacataagattactcacaaaaaagtttcattcacacactatatgggtttCATTGACCCtaataaaactttgctgccgtgccgttcgaattctagttgaccaaaaaagttgattaatcatatcaatcgaaagaggagattttaaactttttttacgtccaggttcaaacctcctatctcattccgccTTTACAcggcaagcgttcgaaacttcatatgaaGTCTCTCAGGCCCACatatgtgtttaaaggttaagaTTGTTTAGGAGAACATCTTTCTGTACTTTAATAAATCTGCTCAATTTATTAAGAGTGGAAAAAGTCAATTTTACACGAAATTTGTTAGTGATAGTCTTAAATTTATCGGAAATTGAAGGAATGTATGGTAGCAAAAACCACGGAGCTCTATTATTTGTTGTGTCAATATCTGTGTTATCATCTATCATCTATCTGATTAATTGTCTTTTTGTTGATAAGAGATTTAAGGCGGCTGTTTATTGTAAACaactgtttattataaacatttgcgcacttatacccgcgctgactctcattggcCTAATTTacgagtaattattttaaatttcgagagtccttCATTAAATTCaatctaattataattttcttcacctctaaaaataacaaaatgcatCTATTCACTGTATATGCAGAACAATGAATCAAAATGACATCGTATGAAAGAATCAATATttcattcaattattttttgcttttattttttatttgtgatacGTTGTGTTTTagcaaaaagtaaaattataataaatactgtatatttatattaggagtacaaattgaaaaccgccgtttaccagtagatggcgccagcggtaaatgctggcgccaaacgttagatcaaaaattttaaatgtaaggttgggcatctggcaacaattccttatcattgcagttgtgaatttttatcggcgttatatatttttttgtgatcgaaaatgtcgaaatttgtgcccaataagcgtcatttgcgggaagttttgctttttgccttcaattcgaaaaaatctgcggctgaggcgctacgaatgattgtaaaaacttatggtgtggcttccattagtgaaaaaacgtgtcgagaatggttccaacgcttcaaaagtggtgatttcggcgtagaagacaaggagcgtcccggacaggtgaaaaagtttgaagacgcacaattggaaacattactgaatgaagattcatttcaaacgcaacaggagcttgcagattcattgggcgtgactcaacaaactatttcacatcgtttgaaaaccatgggaatgatccaaaagtatggacactgggtgccatacgaattaaagccgagagacgtcgaacggcgtttttttgcgtgcgaacagctgctccaacggcaaaaacggaagggttttctgcatcgtattgtaaccggcgatgaaaagtggatccattatgataatccaaagcgaaaaaaatcgtggggctaccgcggccatgcatcaacatcgacggccaagccaaacatccatggctcgaagctcatgctgtgtatttggtgggaccagctcggcgtgatttattatgagctgttgcaaccgggtgaaaccatcacaggagctcgctaccgaacacaactaatgtgtttgagccgagcattgcagaaaaacggccacaatacgagcaaagacacgaaaaagtgatgttgctgcacgacaacgctcggccacatgttgctcaggtcgttaaaacctatctggaaacattgaaatgggatgTCTTatctcatccgccgtattctcctgacatcgccccttcggattaccacttgttccgatcaatggcgcatggcctggctgagcagcacttccattattacgaagaggttaaaaactgggtcgattcgtggatcgccgcaaaagacgagcagttttttcgacgcgggattcgtatgctgcccgaaaggtgggagaaagtagtggccagcgatggacaatactctcaagaataagtatgtaaccatttttcaacaatcaatcctcaaattttgacaaaaaacggcggttttcaatttgtactcctaatatgtAACAATAAAGTTTCAACAATTACTGTTAAAGagcaaaattaatcttttttttaataataatgtttaaatatgtaCTTATAACTCCTTGGAAGGAAAGTGTTTCTCCCACGAATCCGAAGGATACCCAGTGagcaaaatgttatcaaaaagagtTCTTAAAGTATTCATGTTAGAGAGGTTGACGTCTTCTAACACTATCAGAATGATAACATAATGATATTATGTTATTCAATGCATCGAttttagaggaaaaaaagaCATCATATATATAACATCTAAAAGAATACGGCAGtctaacttttataaatgtCATCTAAACGAGCTCTGCAATATGACTTCTTATAAATGTTATCTAAAAGAATACTGCATTTTGACTTTTTCTAAACCTCAAGAAAATGTtactattaaacttttttatttatatatatatatatatatatatatatatatatatatatatatatatatattgtacgcATTATATGTTAACataaagtatttcttgtatttttttcgttaaaaaagattaaaaaaagattaaatttgtattaaatatttaatttatgtacaagattaaataacattacaaattgttatttacatgtaaaaatataaaattttatgtggattAGCGTTCCACACATACGTCACGTctgaaaaaaatgagagcgagtatttgtctTCTGGTTACAATAAGTACCTGCCAATCGTGCTCTGAAATATGAGCTGGAGAGTTGACTCCAGAACGAAGGGCgatggcgtctagatataacacctgtggccgcactcgactcacgagaaaatcccccgcggcgtggccgcctagcggtggcgccagcactcacttttCAGTGAGcaatatgttatcaaaaagagttcataggccggtattcatagtcgattcttatatttaagatcatcttaagtattaccttaagatgccatcaaccaatcagagagctgtattagcatcttaagacgttacttaagacgatcttgaaataagaatcgactatgaataccggcctttaAAGTATTCATTTTTGAGAGGTGGACGTCTTCTAACACTATCAGAATAATAACATACTGATATCATTATGTTATCCAATGCGTCGATTTTAGAGGAAAAAGAAACATCATATATATGACATCTAAAAGAATACGGCAATCTAACTTCTTATAAATGTCATCTAAAGGAGCACTGTATTTTGACTTCTTCTAAAtgtgaagaaaattaattattattattaaaaattttacagtgTTATTATTTTAgtgttattagttattattaaaaatttttacactgaaaacaagtattctattttttaatggtACCGTCTTGATTCTGAAGAATTTGCCTCTTATATACGATCTCGAGAAGATACTCTAAAATGTAGAGGAATATTGAATAAGCATGGGAGGCTAGATTTAAGACAATCCttttaatgatacaaaaaatatcctcttttagcaaataacgtgcaatgaaaacaaatttttttttagttttttaataatcttattatttttatagcttaattcTGTACTGCATATAAGATTCctatttcactaattacaattatgcactattttacaatttttaaaaacgcattggcgccggcgggattcgaacctacgATTTCGGAATAACAACTTAATACGCCAACACTAAGTTAATCGTACACTTCGTTAATTGTAATATCTTGAatgaaaagttatttaaagtaagGCTGATTTGAATAGAAAGGAACTTGCGTCGTGAGTACTGCCCGAACACTAGTCTTTCGTTTATaatcgtttataattttttaaatatatgtttaatatgattttttaaatatatgtttaatatgattttttaaactacatatttaatatacttaaaacttatttatatcctttttttattttgccaaTTCCTTGACTTCCACAAATCTTTcttcacaataaaatattaacccTGTAATTCTTTTTATGCTCTAATAATATTCACCACATATCCCAGGTAGCAAAAGGAGAACGTACAACTTGTATGTGAATAATGTTTGACAATTCTTCACgcatagtaaattaaataaagaagctACCTGTTTCTTCGCTACATTATTGTTCTACAAAATTATCTCAATTCTTGCACGATGAGTTGATCAACAATTTTCTGCCAAAAGCATTCTACATGTATCCTACTGTGTATAACTTTTCGAAGTTTCTATGTTCTTACTTcagttagaaatatataatccAATAGTGTGTGTATATTATTCGTAACATTTGGAGAGCATACTAAAAATTAGCTAATATAAAGTAACAGTATCGAAATGATGTAGCACTGTCATAGTGACTACTTGTTGATGGCATCTACCTGATTACAGTaggattatatttaatttcatgcaTACGTGTTTTACGGAAATATAagatttcattataatattgttacggtcgtgcgatatttgtaatgtgtcaccgtatagtttatgtaatgatagtaatgagttgacggtcgctcgttgacgacggttgttgttatgttgctgatgtctggagcctcgtttcggtgacagacgtgttctaataaacgtctcagtttcttttaaagaatctgctcaattatttattgtgcgtgagtgcgcgtgagtgtcttgtgccaccgtcggacgtaacaatttgggggctcgtccgatttGAACGACGAGCAATGGCTTTTATATCACGGAGCCCACGAAAGGGGATGTGCACGCGTTCTACAACGTTTGCGGAGCAATCTCTACGAGATGACGAACGCCCATGCATGCAGTCTTCGGGCGATGCCGTCGAACGAACGACAGAGGATGTCGTTGAACGGACATTGGAGAATTTTAGTAGTGAAACATCGAACGCGGAGACGCTTCTCCGGACGACGTTGAAGGAGTTGAGGCAAATGCGTGAGGAGCGCGCGTTGCAATTACGGCAACAGGAAGATCTTGCAACGCTCTTGCGACAGCGAGAGGAGGAGTTTCGGCATCTTCGGGAAAAATTTTGGGGAAATGATAAAGAATTTGAGAGAAGTTTTTCTTTGGCTACGCtctgcaaatttaaaaattaatcctaaaaaatgtGTTCTTTTTGGAAAGAGCATTAAATATTTAGGTCATGTTATATCAGCTGAGGGCGTTGCAACGGACCCTGAAAAGATTGTGACTGTGAGGGATTGGCCAGTTCCGCATAATAAGAAGCATATTCGAAGTTTTCTGGgattttgctcatattatcgGAGATTTGTTAAAGGATTCTCGTCCATAGCAAAACCGTTATATGTTTTAACTGAAAATCAAGTTAGATTCTTTTGGGACGAGGAATGTCAAAGagcttttgataaattaaaacaaatattaacatcatctcctattctttcttttccaaaaGGAGATGGGGAATTTATTCTTGATACTGACGCTTCGAATACGGGAATTGGTGCAGTCTTTTCACAAGCACAAGACGGAAAGGAAAAAGTGATTGCTTATTTTATCCGAGTATTTTCTAAGGCTGAAAGGAATTACTGTACAACGCGTCGGGAATTATTAGCTATTGTTGattcaataaaaacttttcatcaTTATCTTTATGGACGAAAGTTTATGGTCCGTACAGATCATGTTTCTTTAAGATGGTTAATGTCCTTTAAGGAGTTAGAGGGTCAATTGGCTCGTTGGATGGAAAGGCTTCAGCAGTATGAATTTGAAATTATCCATCGGAGGGGTCAGTGTCATAAGAATGCTGACGGTCTTTCTAGGCGATTATGTGAGGATTACGGATGTCAATATTGTACTAAAGTGGAATTGAAGAACACCTTATTTGGAAAAGAGACTGTTGGACGATTGATTCTAGAAGGAGAAAATTTGGAGGGGTGGCGTGAAGATCAGAAAGGGGATCCtggtatttcttttatttatcaaagcaAGGTCTCGGGAGAACGACCTTCTTGGACGGAGATTATTTCTAAAGATCCTTCTTGCAAGATTTACTGGTCGTATTGGGATGCGCTTGTTTTAAAGAATGGAGTTCTTTATAAAAGATGGGAATcttcaaattcaaaattcaacattttccaACTTGTTGTTCCGCGCAAGCGGATTAAGCGGATTTTGGAAGAAGCGCATGATTCTTCTACTGGAGGTCATTTTGGAGTTAATAAGACTTTAGAGAAAATCCGTAAGAGGTTTTTCTGGGCGACCTGCAAGCAAGATGTAGAAGATTGGTGTagaacttgtaaaatttgtgtttcCAAGAAGGGTCCTTCCGGAAAGGGGAAATCCCCTTTACAAGTCTACAATGTGGGAGCTCCATTTGAGAGAATACAGATGGACATACTTGGGCCTCTTCCTTCTACCTTCTTTGGAAATAAGTATTTGCTTGTTATCGTTGATTGTTTCTCCAAGTGGGTGGAGGCTTTTCCGCTTAGGAACATTAGGACCAGGACAATAGCAGAGGTTCTCGTTAAGGAGGTTATTTCTCGATATGGAGTTCCTACGGAGATCCATACTGATCAAGGaagaaattttgaatctaaGATGTTCTCGGAATTAATGAGTTTGCTTGGAATTAAGAAAACGAGAACGACTCCCTTACATCCTCAGTCTGATGGGCAGGTAGAACGACAACATCAAACTATAATtggttatttatcaaaatttatttccgagaatCAACGAGATTGGGATCATTGGGTTCCAATGTTTCTTTTAGCTTATAGATCTTCGAAGCATGAGGCCACTGGTGTTACTCCTGCCGAGTTGTGCTTTGCCCGAGATTTAAGACTTCCTTTAGATTTGCTGCGGGATAGTCTTCCAGAGGTGGAAGTAGATTCCAATGAAGATTATGTTAGTGGATTAAGAAGGAAAATggaatttattcataataacgtTAGGGAGCGGATGGATCTTAGATCTTCTCGAATAAAAAACAGATATGATCGAGGAGTTAGACAGGTTCTTTTTCAGGAAGGGCAAAAGGTTTGGCTGTTCAATCCTCATAGGGTAAAAGGAAAGGCTCCTAAATTACAAAGGAATTGGGAAGGTCCTTATGAAATAGTAAGAAAACTTAGCGAGGTAGTGTTCAGTATTCAAAAATCATTGAGACATAGAAGAAAGGTTGTGCATGCAGACAGATTAGCACCGTATTCGGAAAGACGTTTGGAGTGTGAA
The DNA window shown above is from Solenopsis invicta isolate M01_SB chromosome 10, UNIL_Sinv_3.0, whole genome shotgun sequence and carries:
- the LOC105199866 gene encoding E3 SUMO-protein ligase ZBED1 encodes the protein MMGQHTAKDIACHIQTILDHWTITKNKIVCITTDNGSDVKAACTILQIRNLPCYAHTLNLVIKDAIKENKDFDAIVKKCSDIVTFFKRSNKAMKVLNNEQVTLGRKVPLKVLKDVETGWNSTYIMLDRLIEIGDALTIALSKSAKAPSILMPEEKDVITEALLVLKPFKDITEKMSGDKYVTASLIIPMTVEIQMELTRLRPTLKCSIAQGLEKSLQSVLSNRLFKYEARQEPQISTFCDPRLKKLAFLSTINAKTAQDLTEDEVKRIIHKNKNEIRTTDSGVSEREGNK